The Biomphalaria glabrata chromosome 1, xgBioGlab47.1, whole genome shotgun sequence sequence aGTTTTGATGTGTGTTGACATGTAGTGTAACATCAATTGTGGGTGTATACACTTTCTCTCTTCAGACATCTGCAATTATATTTTTGATtcaaataaatattctggagAGAAATGGGGAAAAATTAATAAGCTGGATGCACAGTAATATTTATAATGAGTCATACACtcagaaaactaaaatattgaagactgctttattgatccttacagaAATTTTTTGTGAtaacaaggactcttttctcatataaagacaacacaacagaaaaatacacataaatataacagacacaacataaagagttcattcagtgactacacacatgtatcttggtgcttttcatgttccctgatcaacgagtggcgttgatatagtctgactgagtgaggtacgaacgagtttttgtatcgctctgttcttgttttgattgacagcagtcacccacttcgcgacgacctgacgtagttctgatggagcggatgatcgttgtcttccaagattttttcgattttccttagatacttttgttcaaaaagttcctttaaatatggtaatgttgtgaatgtaatttttgatgccctttttatgatgttttctagacttCTAACcgtttagatgaagcgttgccttgccaacaagttattccgtatgttagcagattttgtatagtcgtgCCGTAAAAAGTATTTAGGAtcttcttctttagtttaaagctattaagtttgtatagaaaaaatagtcgctgggctgttttctttgtcagagttccaaggtggtcttcccatgaaagtttgttattaatgataacacttagatatttatatacctttacttgttctatagatgttgtgtttatttgcagttcacttatagtttgttttttcattctgaaatctataataagttctttagtttttgtgacattcagttctagaaatttgttggtgcaccagtttgtaaactcttctatcaaGCTTTGATAGTgcgtttcgtctcctgaaataagacagactatggcagtatcatgagcgaatttaatgagtttaactgagtcatagatgcttcttatgtcattagtgtcaagagtgtacagtacaggagaaagtacacaatcttgtggagcacccgtacattgTACTCGacaatttggtgttgttgacacCAAAATCATTTACACTTGCCTTAAATTGTCTCCATATTCTCCATGATGTAAACCTCATTCTTCATTAGGTAaatgatgtgtttttttttaattatatgaatcataaataatattatgaaactttttttattcattatgaATCACATTCTCAGATTTGCTCTGACCTTATAATGTTTCCTAGGGATCATGCAGGAGGCAATGAACAACTTATTAAATCTTTAGGCAGTAAAGAAGTTGTAGGTGGTGATACAAGAATTGGAGCATTGACAAGAAAAGTGACTCATGGTGATGAATTAAAGGTTGGCACTTATTTATCATTTTTCTTGGCTAGGAAACATTACTATAATAGAAGaggaaaacaatttttaaaaattgttattaaattattaacaaTAAACATGAGGATACGTAATCAACATATCaatttttgttaagaaatattttcaaaatgtcttgtaaagttttacttgaaggtaaaaagtaaacaaacttgaaGTAACTTAAATGCAGGACTGTGCTGTTAAAATCAATACCCAATGACCATTTGGTGTATTTTTTAGATTGGTAATCTGAATGTGAAGTGCCTTTTTACACCATGTCACACTGCAGGTCACATTTGTTACTATGTCACAAACCCTAATGATTCAGAATCAGCTGTTTTTACTGGTAAATAATAGCATTAGGATTTTAGACGATATAGTGCTACTGATATGCTCTCTGCATAGATTGAGTTCTTTTTCCAAAGACATAGATCAAACATAAAGCTTATTTTTCCCAGGAGACACCTTATTTGTGGCAGGATGTGGAAAATTCTTTGAAGGCACTCCTGATCAGATGTACAAAGCTTTAGTTGAAATACTAGGAACTTTGCCTCCAGAAACGGTCAGAATACATATTTTCTTATAGAATTTTGTATATTTGAATTACTGTTATGAATAGGATAAAATAAATGTCAGCAGTAAATAACATTGACATGATGTTCTTCAATAAAAAATCTGACATTTTCTAAATGTCTTCTCTATTCACTAAAATATTTGCATAATAGTATAGTCTTTTCTATTTTAAGTTTGATATACAAATTGTGGAAAATGTTACTAGACattctgttttaaaatgttggTTTGTGTTTTTTCATTAGAAAGTTTATTGTGGACATGAATATACTGTAAACAACTTAAAATTTGCTGAGAGTGTGGAACCTAACAATAAACAGCTAATATCAAAATTGGAACTTGCAAAggttatttttaacttttcttctttttaacatttgttttttagaaTTGTGTCATATACttaaattaaaatctaaaaaaataggacattaaaataatagtttacagtcttctttaaatttatctatattataaagtagaatgtgaggggtatgtatggatgtatgttacttatagacatcaaaaccgcttgaccaatcttgataaaactaggcagatatgttccttgggtaccaacttagaccgtagtgtatgtattgtagccctaaaacaaacttaagaccctcaaaataaataaagttgtccgactctattacagctatagtattttatggatctaggccatgtctacaatgttgacatgagaaaagatagaaaggatttagacctagatctaattttaagaaatacactttgcgcatataaatttttactttgacacatgaaaagacaaaagaagatccattgatttcattatataataaaattgacattcaattttgtgtttcaaaagcattttttacattaattagttccttatatctgtgattacagatttcctgacgaacattctttcattagacaattccgtaatgaatcgcgtactaaatattaattcgtttaattgtttactttataatcccatccctagatctaaaactctaattcaactctaagatgataaaacttctcttcgcacagatagttttatactttattacataaacatattaattaaagtccattcatttcatattttgatcaaataaacattcaaatttggttttccaAAGCTACATTTgtctacgaaagctgcgaagccgagttgagataggcctagatctatattcgttcatgaatcgcgtacaagcaaatgtt is a genomic window containing:
- the LOC106052285 gene encoding hydroxyacylglutathione hydrolase, mitochondrial-like isoform X3 — its product is MKVKILPALEDNYMYLIIDEATKQCAVVDPVEPDKVEAALSDEGVNLTTVLTTHHHWDHAGGNEQLIKSLGSKEVVGGDTRIGALTRKVTHGDELKIGNLNVKCLFTPCHTAGHICYYVTNPNDSESAVFTGDTLFVAGCGKFFEGTPDQMYKALVEILGTLPPETKVYCGHEYTVNNLKFAESVEPNNKQLISKLELAKTLRQSGKPTIPSTIKEELSFNPFMRVQFGDASSPRVGKLRHAGHMRPAEVFYAARRHLQKSVNKLCKQKWVRLIQLKQWDH
- the LOC106052285 gene encoding hydroxyacylglutathione hydrolase, mitochondrial-like isoform X2; the encoded protein is MNLGNLIRKVNKVGIGLARFSSNFTQVLKMKVKILPALEDNYMYLIIDEATKQCAVVDPVEPDKVEAALSDEGVNLTTVLTTHHHWDHAGGNEQLIKSLGSKEVVGGDTRIGALTRKVTHGDELKIGNLNVKCLFTPCHTAGHICYYVTNPNDSESAVFTGDTLFVAGCGKFFEGTPDQMYKALVEILGTLPPETKVYCGHEYTVNNLKFAESVEPNNKQLISKLELAKTLRQSGKPTIPSTIKEELSFNPFMRVHEQTVQTKMGQTDPIKTMGSLRASKDQFRPN